The Devosia sp. SD17-2 genome includes a region encoding these proteins:
- a CDS encoding IS110 family transposase has product MIHDTLFVGIDVSKTHLDVHTHPAGKSWRCSTGPEALAELTQRLARLGPLAIGLEASGGYEARVAESLHAAGLEVHVLAPARIRSYARGIGQLAKTDKIDAALIARYLQAVRASLTPYVSDPIRQRLSAFTAHRRRIVAEKSGLVSQLDTIDEPLVRSLIEERLAAIALEIKRIEAAITALLADNRQLQQRQARLRQVTGVGPVLAIALLADMPELGKVSAKVAAALIGVAPYARQSGASDRNGRCLGGRKHLRDIAYMAVLSAIKVKDPVLGGFYQRLRLRGKPFKLAMIATVRKLITILNAIARQEPAFQQ; this is encoded by the coding sequence ATGATACACGACACCCTCTTCGTTGGCATCGACGTTTCCAAGACGCATCTGGACGTTCATACCCATCCCGCTGGCAAATCCTGGCGTTGCAGCACTGGACCGGAGGCGCTCGCCGAGCTGACGCAGCGCCTGGCCAGACTGGGGCCGTTGGCCATCGGGCTCGAAGCCTCGGGAGGCTATGAAGCCCGCGTGGCCGAGAGCCTGCATGCCGCTGGCCTTGAAGTGCATGTTCTAGCCCCGGCGCGGATCCGCAGTTACGCGCGGGGTATCGGCCAATTGGCCAAAACCGACAAGATCGATGCCGCTCTGATCGCGCGTTATCTGCAGGCCGTGCGCGCCAGCTTGACCCCTTATGTGTCTGATCCGATCCGACAAAGGCTGAGCGCGTTCACAGCCCATCGGCGGCGGATCGTTGCGGAAAAGAGCGGCCTTGTCAGTCAGCTCGATACCATCGACGAGCCGCTTGTGCGCAGCCTGATCGAGGAGCGTCTGGCGGCCATCGCCCTGGAGATCAAACGCATCGAAGCGGCCATCACTGCCCTTCTCGCCGACAATCGCCAGCTCCAGCAGCGCCAGGCGCGGCTGCGGCAGGTGACCGGCGTCGGTCCGGTTCTGGCGATCGCCTTACTGGCCGACATGCCCGAGCTCGGCAAGGTCTCCGCCAAGGTGGCCGCAGCACTCATCGGCGTTGCCCCTTATGCCCGCCAATCGGGCGCATCGGATCGCAACGGCCGCTGTCTTGGCGGACGAAAACATCTGCGCGATATCGCCTACATGGCCGTGCTCAGCGCCATCAAGGTGAAAGACCCCGTTCTCGGCGGCTTCTATCAAAGACTGCGCCTGCGCGGAAAACCCTTCAAACTCGCCATGATCGCAACGGTGAGAAAACTCATCACAATCCTCAACGCCATCGCCCGACAGGAACCGGCATTCCAACAGTGA